A portion of the Pseudomonas koreensis genome contains these proteins:
- a CDS encoding alpha/beta fold hydrolase — protein sequence MKQALHTSKITHALGLSVLALSLLGAVGSAQAQTTEPVAVSYSAPSPFGALKHIKAGVLDVAYAETGPADGPVVILLHGWPYDIHSYDEVAPLLAAQGYRVLMPYARGYGDTQFLSQDTPRNGQPAALASDVIDFMDALKIKQAVLGGYDWGARSADIVAALWPERVKALVAVSGYLIGNQAAGQNPLPPKAELQWWYQFYFATERGRAGYEKNTHDFAKLIWQLASPQWKFDDATFDRSAKALQNPDHVEITVFNYRWRLGLVQGEAKYAALEQKLATAPSISVPTITLEGDANGAPHPAPEDYAKRFTGKYQFRLIEGGVGHNLPQESPAAFAQAVIDADRL from the coding sequence ATGAAACAGGCTCTGCACACTTCTAAAATCACCCACGCGCTCGGCTTGTCGGTTCTGGCGCTATCGCTGCTCGGCGCGGTCGGCAGCGCTCAGGCGCAAACCACAGAACCCGTCGCCGTCAGCTATTCAGCGCCCTCGCCTTTCGGCGCGCTGAAGCACATCAAGGCTGGCGTACTCGATGTGGCCTACGCCGAAACCGGCCCTGCCGATGGCCCGGTGGTGATCCTGCTGCACGGCTGGCCCTACGACATTCACAGCTATGACGAGGTCGCACCGCTGCTGGCTGCCCAGGGTTACCGCGTGCTGATGCCCTATGCGCGCGGTTATGGCGACACGCAGTTCCTGTCCCAGGATACCCCGCGCAACGGCCAGCCGGCAGCGCTGGCCAGCGATGTGATCGACTTCATGGACGCGCTGAAAATCAAGCAAGCGGTGCTGGGCGGTTATGACTGGGGCGCGCGTTCGGCGGACATCGTCGCAGCGCTGTGGCCAGAGCGCGTCAAGGCCCTGGTGGCGGTCAGCGGCTATCTGATCGGCAATCAGGCCGCCGGGCAGAACCCGCTGCCGCCGAAAGCCGAATTGCAGTGGTGGTACCAGTTCTATTTCGCCACCGAGCGCGGCCGCGCCGGCTATGAAAAGAACACCCACGATTTCGCGAAACTGATCTGGCAACTGGCTTCACCGCAATGGAAATTCGACGACGCCACCTTCGACCGCAGCGCCAAGGCGCTGCAGAACCCGGATCACGTCGAGATCACCGTGTTCAACTACCGCTGGCGTCTGGGTCTGGTGCAGGGCGAGGCGAAATACGCAGCGCTGGAGCAGAAGCTTGCCACCGCGCCGTCCATCAGCGTGCCGACCATTACGCTGGAAGGCGATGCCAATGGCGCTCCGCACCCGGCGCCGGAGGATTACGCCAAACGCTTTACCGGGAAATATCAGTTCCGGTTGATCGAGGGCGGGGTCGGGCATAACTTGCCGCAGGAAAGCCCGGCGGCGTTTGCGCAGGCTGTGATCGATGCTGACCGTCTCTGA
- a CDS encoding GlxA family transcriptional regulator: MDPTLIERRQFSGGMKGKNLRYLNEQNTDNTGVTRTGFLLLEHFSLPAFTQALDTVVTTNLLRPGLFSSRTFGLGDGEVISDLGLVIRPDARLGSAALNELDLLVICGGYRTELRASDEFIGLLKAAAERGVSLAGLWNGSWFLGRAGLLDGYRCSIHPEHRPALTEIAKSTHVSSEPYVIDRDRLTASSPSGAFHMALDWIKGLHGKALVEGIEDILAFEESRYRRIKPDENICVSAPLREVIKLMDANLEEPLELEQLAVYAGRSRRQLERLFKEQLGTTPQRYYLELRITEARRLLQHTELSQVEVLVACGFVSPSHFSKCYSSYFGYRPSKEKRLVK; this comes from the coding sequence ATGGACCCGACCTTGATTGAACGACGTCAATTCAGCGGTGGCATGAAGGGCAAGAACCTTCGCTATCTGAATGAGCAGAACACCGATAACACCGGCGTGACCCGCACCGGTTTCCTGTTGCTTGAACACTTTTCGCTGCCGGCCTTTACCCAGGCGCTGGACACGGTAGTCACCACCAACCTGTTGCGCCCGGGACTGTTCTCGTCGCGCACTTTCGGCCTGGGCGATGGCGAGGTGATCAGCGATCTGGGACTGGTCATCCGCCCCGATGCGCGCCTGGGTTCTGCTGCGCTTAACGAGCTTGACCTGCTGGTGATATGCGGTGGCTACCGCACCGAACTGCGCGCTAGCGATGAGTTCATCGGTTTGCTCAAGGCCGCGGCGGAGCGGGGCGTGAGCCTGGCCGGATTGTGGAACGGTTCGTGGTTTCTCGGCCGCGCCGGTTTGCTCGATGGCTACCGCTGCTCAATCCACCCGGAACATCGCCCGGCGCTCACCGAAATCGCCAAGAGCACTCACGTCAGCAGCGAACCCTATGTGATCGACCGCGACCGGCTCACCGCGTCGAGCCCATCAGGCGCGTTTCATATGGCGCTGGACTGGATCAAGGGCTTGCACGGCAAGGCGTTGGTCGAAGGCATTGAGGACATCCTCGCCTTCGAGGAGTCGCGCTATCGGCGGATCAAACCGGATGAGAACATCTGCGTCAGCGCGCCGTTGCGTGAAGTGATCAAGCTGATGGACGCCAATCTCGAAGAACCGCTGGAGCTGGAACAGCTGGCCGTATACGCCGGCCGCTCACGGCGTCAGCTCGAGCGCTTGTTCAAGGAGCAGCTGGGCACCACGCCGCAGCGCTATTACCTGGAACTGCGCATCACCGAAGCACGGCGCCTGCTGCAGCACACCGAGCTTTCGCAGGTGGAAGTGCTGGTGGCTTGTGGTTTTGTCTCACCGAGCCATTTCAGCAAGTGCTACAGCTCGTATTTCGGGTATCGGCCTTCGAAGGAAAAACGGCTGGTCAAATAG
- a CDS encoding LysR family transcriptional regulator — MDRFDAMQAFARVVEAGSFTKAAETLHMSKTTVTQLVQQLEARLRVKLLNRTTRKVNVTADGAAYYERVVKLLADMDDAETSLPGAAARPRGRLRIDVPSPFARLILVPALPEFHARYPDIQIDMGVSDRIVDIIDENVDCVVRGGELLDQSLMARKIADLPLGVFAAPAYLAREGTPDHPRELEDSHHRVVAFLWARTGKPLPYTLHNGAERLQIKGRHALAVDDGNAYLAAGLAGMGVLWLPTYMSDAHVARGELVQLFAGWELESMPLYLAYPPSRHVSLKLRVFIDWVVGLMATPAPVVTRQSRP, encoded by the coding sequence ATGGACCGGTTCGATGCGATGCAGGCCTTTGCCCGGGTGGTCGAGGCGGGCAGTTTCACCAAGGCTGCCGAAACCTTGCACATGAGCAAGACCACGGTGACGCAACTGGTGCAGCAACTGGAGGCGCGGCTGCGGGTCAAGCTGCTCAACCGCACCACGCGCAAGGTCAACGTTACCGCCGACGGTGCGGCGTATTACGAGCGGGTGGTCAAGCTGCTCGCCGACATGGACGACGCCGAAACCAGCCTGCCCGGCGCCGCTGCACGGCCACGCGGACGTTTGCGCATCGACGTGCCCAGCCCGTTCGCACGGCTGATTCTGGTTCCGGCGCTGCCGGAGTTTCACGCGCGCTACCCGGACATCCAGATCGACATGGGCGTCAGCGACCGCATCGTCGACATCATTGATGAAAACGTCGACTGCGTGGTTCGCGGTGGTGAGTTGCTCGACCAATCATTGATGGCGCGCAAGATCGCCGATCTGCCATTGGGCGTGTTTGCCGCACCGGCTTATCTGGCCCGCGAAGGTACGCCCGACCATCCGCGCGAACTGGAAGACTCCCATCATCGGGTGGTCGCCTTTCTTTGGGCTCGCACTGGTAAACCTCTTCCGTACACGTTGCACAATGGCGCCGAACGCCTGCAGATCAAGGGCCGGCATGCGCTTGCGGTGGATGATGGCAATGCCTATCTGGCGGCGGGCCTGGCCGGCATGGGTGTGCTGTGGCTGCCGACGTATATGTCTGATGCGCATGTGGCGCGTGGCGAGTTGGTGCAGTTGTTTGCAGGCTGGGAGCTTGAGTCGATGCCGCTTTATCTGGCCTATCCGCCGAGTCGGCATGTGAGTCTCAAGTTGCGGGTTTTTATTGATTGGGTGGTGGGGTTGATGGCTACGCCGGCGCCAGTCGTGACGCGCCAGTCACGGCCATGA
- a CDS encoding RidA family protein, which yields MSKRDVVFPPARHALYERHRYSPAIRSNGFLFVSGQVGSREDGSPEADLRDQVRTAFNNLNAILAAAGCSFDDAVDVTVFMVDPHSTFETIWSVVPEFWGEAPFPTVTAVGVTWLAGFDFEIKVIARLPEAA from the coding sequence ATGTCCAAGCGCGATGTAGTTTTTCCACCCGCCCGCCACGCCCTGTATGAGCGCCACCGTTATTCGCCGGCGATCCGTTCCAACGGCTTTCTCTTTGTCTCCGGCCAGGTCGGCAGCCGCGAGGACGGTTCGCCCGAGGCGGATCTGCGCGATCAGGTCCGCACGGCGTTCAACAACCTCAACGCAATCCTCGCTGCGGCCGGTTGCAGCTTCGACGACGCAGTGGATGTCACCGTGTTCATGGTCGACCCGCACTCGACGTTCGAAACGATCTGGAGCGTGGTGCCGGAGTTCTGGGGCGAAGCGCCGTTTCCGACGGTGACGGCGGTCGGCGTGACCTGGCTGGCGGGTTTCGATTTTGAGATCAAGGTGATCGCCAGACTGCCCGAAGCGGCTTGA
- a CDS encoding putative selenate ABC transporter substrate-binding protein has translation MFKRTLALTAGLALSFSALMTQAADVLRVSAIPDEAPTELLRKFEPLGAYLEQQLGMKVQFVPVADYPAVVEALATDRLDMAWLGGFTFVQARLKTDATTPVIPLVQREQDAQFTSKFITADPNVKSLADLKGKTFAFGSVSSTSGSLMPRYFMLKNDGIKPEAYFSRVAYSGAHDATVAWVQAGKVDAGVLNASVWQKLVDAGKVDTTKVKVFATTPTYFDYNWTVRGTLDPKLAAKIKKAFLDLDPANPEQKKILDLQAASRFIETKPENYKGIEEAARAAELLK, from the coding sequence ATGTTCAAGCGTACCCTCGCCCTCACCGCCGGCCTGGCCCTGTCCTTTTCTGCCCTGATGACGCAAGCCGCTGATGTCCTGCGCGTCAGCGCGATTCCCGACGAAGCGCCGACCGAGCTGCTGCGCAAGTTCGAACCGCTGGGCGCCTATCTTGAGCAGCAGTTGGGCATGAAGGTGCAGTTTGTTCCCGTCGCCGACTACCCGGCGGTGGTTGAAGCCCTGGCCACCGATCGCCTCGACATGGCCTGGCTCGGCGGTTTCACTTTTGTGCAGGCACGTTTGAAGACTGACGCCACCACCCCTGTGATCCCACTGGTGCAGCGCGAACAGGATGCGCAGTTCACCAGCAAATTCATCACCGCCGACCCGAACGTGAAGAGCCTCGCCGACCTCAAGGGCAAGACCTTCGCCTTCGGTTCGGTGTCGTCCACCTCGGGCAGCCTGATGCCGCGTTACTTCATGCTGAAGAACGACGGCATCAAACCTGAGGCCTATTTCAGCCGCGTCGCCTACTCCGGCGCCCATGACGCCACCGTTGCCTGGGTGCAGGCCGGCAAGGTCGATGCCGGTGTGTTGAACGCCAGCGTCTGGCAGAAACTGGTCGACGCCGGCAAGGTTGACACCACCAAGGTCAAGGTCTTCGCCACCACGCCGACCTACTTCGATTACAACTGGACCGTGCGCGGCACCCTTGATCCGAAGCTGGCCGCGAAGATCAAGAAAGCCTTCCTCGACCTCGACCCGGCCAATCCAGAGCAGAAGAAGATTCTTGATCTGCAGGCCGCCAGTCGTTTCATCGAGACCAAGCCCGAGAACTACAAGGGCATCGAGGAAGCCGCCCGCGCCGCCGAACTGCTGAAATGA
- a CDS encoding phosphonate ABC transporter ATP-binding protein translates to MTLRLTQGSLRHANGVDALRNIDVQIDAGEQVAIIGPSGAGKSSLLNLLATALKPSSGDIQVLGERAWHLSARQRQRLRARIGLVHQAPPIPPRQRVITAVLAGKLGQWSLGKSLLNLLHPLDVAGARAALARLDLGDKLFAHCQQLSGGQLQRVGIARVLYQAPEILLADEPVSAMDPVLAGHTLSILSRHAREHNVTLVASLHAVDLALAHFPRIIGLRDGQILFDCRSDEVSRDKLDALYANEQLQSPAPMVAPLIVQIPRC, encoded by the coding sequence ATGACCCTACGCCTCACCCAGGGCAGCCTGCGCCACGCCAATGGCGTCGATGCCCTTCGCAACATCGACGTGCAGATCGATGCCGGCGAACAGGTCGCGATCATCGGCCCGTCCGGCGCAGGCAAATCGAGCCTGCTCAACCTGCTCGCAACCGCGCTCAAGCCCAGCAGTGGCGACATCCAAGTGCTCGGCGAACGCGCCTGGCACTTGTCGGCGCGCCAGCGTCAGCGCCTGCGTGCGCGCATCGGCCTGGTGCATCAGGCGCCGCCGATTCCGCCACGTCAGCGGGTGATCACGGCGGTGCTGGCCGGCAAACTTGGCCAGTGGAGTCTGGGCAAAAGTCTGTTGAATCTGCTGCATCCGCTGGATGTGGCAGGCGCCCGCGCGGCGTTGGCACGGCTGGATCTGGGCGACAAACTGTTCGCCCACTGCCAGCAATTGTCCGGCGGGCAATTGCAGCGCGTCGGCATTGCGCGGGTGCTGTATCAGGCGCCGGAAATCTTGCTCGCCGACGAACCGGTCTCGGCGATGGACCCGGTGCTCGCCGGTCATACGTTGTCGATCCTCTCGCGCCACGCCCGTGAGCACAACGTCACGCTGGTGGCGAGCCTGCACGCGGTGGATCTGGCGCTGGCGCACTTTCCGCGGATCATCGGTTTGCGCGACGGGCAGATTCTGTTCGATTGCCGTTCTGATGAGGTCAGCCGCGACAAGCTCGATGCGCTGTACGCCAATGAACAATTGCAATCGCCGGCCCCGATGGTCGCGCCTTTGATTGTGCAGATTCCGCGATGCTGA
- a CDS encoding PhnE/PtxC family ABC transporter permease, with protein sequence MLKADSRDPAAWPRLLLTLLALALLWPGIQLSELDLGVLFQADSQNEMGRFVSAFWPPAHDQAFLQLLFKATLQTLAIATAGMALALLLAVPASLIASRALSLSAASRGGVPSLPGRLLRWPVRGLLIFLRSVPEIVWALLFVRAVGLGPAAGVLAIAITYSGMLGKVYAEIFESTDQRPAHALLQAGSGRLAAFAYGTLPNVAAELLSYTVYRWECAIRASVVMGFVGAGGLGQQIDLSIRMFAGGEVASMLLTFLLLVLCADQLSRLLRWRLT encoded by the coding sequence ATGCTGAAAGCTGACTCACGGGATCCGGCGGCGTGGCCGCGATTGTTGCTGACGCTGCTGGCGCTGGCCCTGTTGTGGCCGGGCATTCAGCTCAGTGAGCTGGACCTGGGCGTGCTGTTTCAGGCCGATAGCCAGAACGAAATGGGCCGTTTCGTTTCGGCATTCTGGCCACCGGCGCACGATCAAGCGTTCCTGCAATTACTTTTCAAAGCGACCCTGCAAACCCTGGCGATTGCCACGGCCGGCATGGCCTTGGCCCTGCTGCTGGCGGTGCCGGCGAGCCTGATCGCCAGCCGCGCGCTGTCACTCTCGGCGGCGTCACGAGGTGGCGTGCCGAGCCTGCCGGGGCGTTTGTTGCGCTGGCCGGTTCGCGGCTTGCTGATTTTTCTGCGCAGCGTGCCGGAAATCGTCTGGGCGCTGTTGTTCGTCCGTGCCGTCGGCCTTGGCCCGGCGGCGGGCGTGCTGGCCATCGCCATCACCTACAGCGGTATGCTCGGCAAGGTTTACGCCGAGATTTTCGAATCCACCGACCAGCGCCCGGCGCACGCGTTGTTGCAGGCCGGCAGCGGTCGTTTGGCGGCGTTTGCCTACGGCACGCTGCCGAATGTCGCCGCCGAATTGCTCTCGTACACGGTGTATCGCTGGGAGTGCGCGATCCGTGCGTCAGTGGTGATGGGCTTTGTCGGTGCCGGTGGATTGGGACAGCAGATCGACCTGTCGATTCGCATGTTTGCCGGCGGTGAAGTCGCCAGCATGTTGCTGACGTTTCTGCTGCTGGTGCTGTGCGCCGATCAGCTCAGCCGCTTGCTGCGCTGGAGGCTGACATGA
- the phnE gene encoding phosphonate ABC transporter, permease protein PhnE produces MRRLINLLLIVAIALSVVASFAYLELDLAELGSANSLKQMGSYVQRFLSPDLSAGYLKAIAHGSLETLAMSALGTLLAALFGIVLALPAAGRFGWPLQSAARLLLNGLRAIPELVWAALMVLAAGLGPNAGTLALALHTTGVLGRLFAEALENTPPQPAEAIRLQGGNPILAFCYGTLPNLAPQLLAYCLYRWENNIRMASVLGFVGAGGLGQMLYVSLSLFQEAQASTVILAMLLLVFLVDWLSAWSRQRWVKA; encoded by the coding sequence ATGAGGCGTCTGATCAACCTGCTGCTGATCGTCGCCATCGCGCTCTCGGTAGTCGCATCTTTCGCCTATCTGGAATTGGACCTCGCCGAACTGGGCAGCGCCAACAGCCTCAAGCAAATGGGGAGTTATGTGCAGCGCTTTCTCAGCCCTGACTTAAGCGCCGGCTACCTGAAAGCCATCGCCCACGGCTCACTGGAAACCCTGGCCATGTCCGCGCTGGGCACCTTGCTCGCGGCATTGTTCGGCATCGTCCTCGCGCTGCCCGCTGCAGGGCGTTTCGGCTGGCCGCTGCAAAGTGCGGCGCGTCTGCTGCTCAACGGCTTGCGGGCGATTCCGGAGCTGGTCTGGGCGGCGCTGATGGTGCTTGCCGCCGGCCTCGGGCCGAACGCCGGCACCCTCGCCCTCGCCTTGCACACCACCGGCGTGCTCGGTCGGCTGTTCGCCGAAGCCTTGGAAAACACTCCGCCACAACCCGCCGAGGCGATTCGCTTGCAGGGCGGCAATCCGATTCTGGCGTTCTGCTACGGCACCTTGCCGAACCTCGCCCCGCAACTGCTCGCCTACTGCCTGTATCGCTGGGAAAACAACATCCGCATGGCCAGCGTGCTGGGTTTTGTCGGCGCTGGCGGCCTGGGCCAGATGCTGTATGTCAGCCTGAGCCTGTTCCAGGAAGCGCAGGCCAGCACGGTGATTCTGGCGATGCTGTTGCTGGTGTTTCTGGTCGACTGGCTGAGTGCCTGGAGCCGACAGCGTTGGGTCAAAGCGTAG
- a CDS encoding MFS transporter, with amino-acid sequence MATIDTASTGTPPRSGGITREERKVIFASSLGTVFEWYDFYLYGSLAAIIAKHFFAGVNETTAFIFALLAFAAGFAVRPFGAIVFGRLGDMIGRKHTFLITIVIMGVSTAIVGLLPGYATIGVAAPVILITLRLLQGLALGGEYGGAATYVAEHAPRNRRGFFTSWIQTTATLGLFMSLLVILACRTALGTEAFEAWGWRIPFLLSIILLAVSVYIRLQLSESPVFQKMKDEGKASKAPLTESFARWDNLKVVIMSLLGGTAGQAVVWYTGQFYALFFLLQTLKIDAQTANLLIAGSLLIGTPFFVIFGSLSDRIGRKPIIMAGCLLAALTYFPIFHALTQYGNPDVFVAQEKNPVKVIANPDQCSFQFDPVGKAKFTSSCDLAKTLLAKRAIPYENVAAEPNTVAQVRIGDRVVESFEGSALPAADFKTRNDAFTANLAAALKDAGYPEKADPAKINYPMMLLLLTVLVIYVTMVYGPIAAWLVELFPTRIRYTSMSLPYHIGNGWFGGFLPTVAFAMVAATGDIYYGLWYPIVIAVATAILGTFFLPETKDRDILKD; translated from the coding sequence ATGGCCACAATCGACACAGCATCCACCGGCACACCGCCCCGCAGCGGCGGCATCACCAGGGAGGAGCGCAAGGTCATCTTCGCTTCCTCGCTGGGCACGGTTTTCGAGTGGTACGACTTTTACCTCTACGGCTCACTGGCGGCGATCATCGCCAAGCACTTCTTCGCCGGTGTCAACGAAACCACTGCATTCATCTTTGCCCTGCTGGCGTTCGCCGCCGGGTTCGCAGTGCGGCCGTTCGGCGCCATCGTCTTCGGGCGACTCGGCGACATGATCGGGCGCAAGCACACATTCCTGATCACCATCGTGATCATGGGGGTGTCGACGGCAATCGTCGGTCTGCTGCCCGGCTATGCGACCATCGGCGTTGCCGCACCGGTCATCCTGATCACCCTGCGTCTGCTGCAAGGTCTGGCGCTGGGCGGGGAATACGGCGGGGCCGCGACCTACGTGGCCGAGCATGCACCACGCAACCGGCGCGGCTTTTTCACGTCGTGGATTCAAACCACCGCCACCCTCGGTCTGTTCATGTCGCTGCTGGTGATTCTCGCCTGCCGCACGGCGCTGGGCACCGAAGCGTTCGAGGCGTGGGGCTGGCGGATTCCGTTTCTGCTGTCGATCATTCTGCTGGCCGTGTCGGTGTACATCCGCCTGCAACTGAGCGAGTCACCGGTGTTCCAGAAAATGAAGGACGAAGGCAAGGCCTCGAAGGCGCCGCTGACCGAATCCTTTGCGCGTTGGGACAACCTCAAAGTGGTGATCATGTCGCTGCTTGGCGGTACCGCCGGGCAAGCGGTGGTCTGGTACACCGGGCAGTTCTATGCGCTGTTCTTCCTGTTGCAAACCCTGAAGATCGACGCGCAGACCGCCAACCTGCTGATCGCCGGTTCGCTGTTGATCGGCACACCGTTCTTCGTGATCTTCGGCAGCCTGTCCGATCGCATCGGGCGCAAGCCGATCATCATGGCCGGATGCCTACTGGCGGCACTGACGTACTTTCCGATCTTTCATGCGCTGACCCAGTACGGCAACCCGGACGTGTTCGTCGCCCAGGAAAAAAATCCGGTCAAAGTCATCGCCAACCCTGATCAGTGTTCGTTCCAGTTCGATCCGGTCGGCAAGGCCAAATTCACCAGTTCCTGCGACCTGGCGAAAACCCTGCTGGCGAAACGCGCGATCCCGTACGAGAACGTCGCCGCCGAACCGAACACCGTCGCGCAGGTGCGCATCGGTGACCGCGTCGTCGAGAGCTTCGAAGGCAGCGCCCTCCCCGCCGCCGACTTCAAGACCCGCAACGACGCCTTCACCGCCAACCTCGCCGCGGCGCTGAAAGACGCCGGTTACCCGGAAAAAGCCGACCCGGCGAAAATCAACTACCCGATGATGCTGCTCCTGCTGACCGTGCTGGTGATCTACGTGACCATGGTGTATGGCCCGATCGCCGCGTGGCTGGTCGAACTGTTCCCGACGCGCATCCGCTACACCTCGATGTCTCTGCCCTATCACATCGGCAACGGCTGGTTCGGTGGCTTCCTGCCGACCGTGGCCTTCGCCATGGTCGCGGCCACCGGCGATATCTACTACGGGCTGTGGTACCCGATCGTCATTGCAGTGGCGACGGCGATACTCGGCACCTTCTTCCTCCCGGAAACCAAGGACCGCGACATTCTCAAGGACTGA
- the relB gene encoding type II toxin-antitoxin system RelB family antitoxin — MSAELSLIVSDFETEEEAASYDLWYRAKVQAALDDPRPPIPHDEAMVLLGQMLEERRKNRRAAG; from the coding sequence ATGAGCGCTGAACTTTCACTTATCGTTTCAGACTTCGAAACTGAAGAAGAGGCTGCGAGCTATGACCTTTGGTATCGCGCCAAGGTACAAGCCGCACTTGATGATCCACGCCCGCCTATCCCCCACGATGAGGCAATGGTGCTGCTAGGTCAGATGCTGGAAGAGAGACGCAAGAATCGACGCGCTGCCGGTTAG
- a CDS encoding type II toxin-antitoxin system RelE/ParE family toxin: protein MEYVEQRNTVASVALHQKLSAAARRLSGIPHGFRSGRIPGTREMVINSNYLLVYRVTDHIKILTVLHARKKYP, encoded by the coding sequence ATCGAATACGTTGAACAACGCAACACTGTCGCTTCAGTTGCACTGCACCAAAAACTCAGCGCGGCAGCGCGAAGGCTTTCCGGGATACCGCATGGTTTCCGCTCCGGCCGAATACCGGGCACTCGCGAAATGGTCATTAACTCGAATTATTTACTGGTCTATCGGGTGACAGACCACATCAAAATTCTGACCGTGTTGCACGCCCGTAAAAAATATCCATAA